In Bacteroidota bacterium, one DNA window encodes the following:
- the tal gene encoding transaldolase, with the protein MSNPWKSVAVFGQSLWYDNISRSFVTSGGLAAMIDELGVKGVTSNPAIFEKAISKGAEYDDDIRSLIEEGVTTHEIYDKLTTDDVRLAADVLYDTFVATGGEDGYVSIEVDPTIAHNTEETITQARRLWKIVDRPNVMIKIPGTPDGLTAITQAISEGINVNVTLLFGIENYASVARAYIAGIRARVEKSEDVSNVRSVASFFLSRVDSNVDAQLAQKGGDHADLMGKAANANAKLAYERYVKIFYGKEFDDLRAAGANVQRCLWASVSTKNPAYSDVLYIEPLIGKETVTTVPDDTLAAFADHGKAADTLATGLAEAHDVIDRLRALGIDTEQVAAALQLDGVKKFEEAFAKLLSVLEAKRAKVAETVE; encoded by the coding sequence ATGTCGAATCCCTGGAAATCCGTTGCAGTCTTTGGCCAATCGTTGTGGTACGATAATATCAGTCGTTCGTTCGTCACCTCCGGCGGACTTGCCGCGATGATCGACGAGCTCGGCGTTAAGGGCGTGACGAGCAACCCGGCGATCTTCGAAAAGGCGATCTCCAAAGGAGCCGAATATGACGACGATATTCGCTCGCTCATCGAAGAAGGCGTAACGACGCACGAGATCTACGACAAGCTGACGACCGACGACGTACGCCTCGCCGCAGACGTCCTCTACGATACATTCGTCGCAACCGGCGGCGAAGACGGCTACGTGAGCATCGAGGTCGACCCGACCATCGCGCATAACACCGAAGAGACCATCACACAGGCTCGCCGACTCTGGAAGATTGTTGACCGGCCGAACGTGATGATCAAGATTCCCGGTACGCCGGACGGCCTGACTGCGATCACCCAGGCTATCTCCGAGGGCATCAACGTGAATGTCACACTGCTTTTCGGCATCGAGAACTATGCGTCGGTGGCTCGTGCCTATATCGCTGGTATTCGTGCCCGTGTCGAAAAGAGCGAGGACGTTTCGAACGTGCGCTCGGTGGCGAGTTTCTTCCTCTCGCGTGTCGATTCGAATGTAGATGCGCAACTTGCACAGAAGGGCGGCGACCATGCCGATCTGATGGGCAAGGCTGCGAACGCCAACGCAAAGCTTGCGTACGAGCGCTATGTGAAGATCTTCTACGGGAAAGAATTCGACGATCTGCGTGCGGCAGGCGCCAATGTGCAGCGCTGCCTTTGGGCATCGGTGAGCACAAAGAACCCGGCGTATAGCGACGTGCTCTACATCGAACCCCTGATCGGCAAAGAGACCGTGACTACAGTGCCGGACGATACCCTCGCTGCGTTCGCCGACCACGGCAAGGCGGCAGATACGCTTGCTACGGGCCTCGCCGAGGCACATGATGTGATCGACCGTCTTCGTGCTCTTGGCATCGATACCGAGCAGGTCGCCGCAGCGCTCCAGCTCGACGGCGTCAAGAAATTCGAAGAAGCCTTCGCAAAGCTCTTGTCGGTGCTCGAAGCGAAACGCGCGAAGGTCGCC
- a CDS encoding IgGFc-binding protein → MYCIPTVGWGTSYVVAGYEAYLLDPSIADLPSEFIVVASQDNTNIQITPTWDIRQDGFPSVVAHPKGQTFNVTLNRGECMQFQSVTPNPGDDPDLTGTIVVGDKPVGMIGGSVCPNIPAPDPACDHVLDMMQPIRTWSNHYFSVPFRGRQYGGDLFLVVGTKPGQVIFRNGNQAAILTSAFDHFWIYDITEASEWTSDTAFQLVQYIESANHLAPSSQKKNVGDPASVVVNPIDQFGSRIIFQIPQLGGTLGNGEPDFTNYVNFILPASHESKTTMDGRQLNAIPGTSIKRFPFGASGWEAIQLSYTTAGAGGGNHVVASDTGVGVYLYGYTDYDSYAWAGALGIRSANSLDTLPPIADTTGACFCAHISVRDDRTGDSKLNSIVIDSAFNMTFNRDANFIDGVGTSQSYYDICVTDSSQEAYVSVTSFDLAGNATTVVSTFKPSTVDFEPCPFVLSSPSVGVAVYGYDTLVNTGSFSDNAYSFIGTNLKLLRGNQGFVIDSVGADGLIPPGGKRIIKIKFTAPVATGVSDTIEIFDGCQYARCTLLGSGGAAEFNVPPIHFDCIIPDSTGYLTKCQIINTSSGSIQVTSITLDDNVHFKFDPTLPGNSLPITVPGTGTLGGVATVTFSCTPTAVGPVSTTAHFISPSVTGERTATVDGKGCAPMIVSTPDTVKTDCNNPITLHVKFQNVGNFPDSLVAITHSDKAHFQTPTLEDGFGKVYTLPMRVDESQTIVADVLYSPPARTSDCFTDTIFLVSVYGDTIRGYANVCDIYRDAQLSRGTVNLNTVAVGGSVIIDSFIVCNNGKDPLTVSRIDKFLSKDSSQFQLTGVMKLTGGTPATFPVTVPVGGCLTIYVQFDPALLDNAQEGDFGIITDACVQAHQNLAVSITATTSVGPPTIKGFTTKTILSCASTVDSVTVTNSQPVPKQIVGVNVAQPAAGSFTPAVTLPVAITIPPNSSVKVPVTFAPVPSTTPAYYAGYLTASVIDIGQTDTVLISDSVRGTASYFDLSFNHSFTKPIVHANDNTSMPIALALSKNGLSEPLSMLAIEKVVLTYTYDIDLLNIVNKATMFTSAIPGWKIDTANSGLDVTNKILTLTLVGPKTPLTETMTSLGSVNFQVALTKSSNSTTVNLTSSTLYDSLGAQVPGCMVYAHQDTSVTLVLECGDSTLRKYMIDGVPPVRIIPAVPNPVTGTSHSVALSYSQRVEGEVSLSVFDPLGKEVARLLDHAHHPAGTFQVLFDTDDLPAGSYVYRVDFGARGVRSGRFVIER, encoded by the coding sequence ATGTATTGCATTCCTACTGTTGGGTGGGGTACGTCATACGTTGTAGCCGGGTATGAGGCATATTTGCTTGATCCATCGATTGCCGATCTTCCATCGGAGTTTATCGTTGTTGCCTCGCAGGATAATACGAATATACAAATTACGCCCACTTGGGATATTCGTCAGGATGGGTTCCCTTCTGTGGTTGCGCACCCCAAGGGTCAAACGTTCAACGTAACACTCAATCGCGGCGAGTGTATGCAGTTCCAGTCTGTTACGCCGAATCCGGGCGATGATCCGGATCTTACCGGTACGATCGTGGTTGGCGATAAGCCGGTTGGAATGATAGGCGGGTCGGTGTGTCCTAACATTCCTGCCCCGGACCCGGCATGTGACCACGTACTTGACATGATGCAGCCAATTCGTACTTGGTCGAACCACTATTTTTCAGTGCCATTTCGAGGGCGACAATATGGGGGCGATCTTTTTCTGGTAGTAGGCACGAAACCCGGACAGGTGATTTTTCGGAACGGGAATCAGGCTGCAATTCTTACGTCAGCGTTTGATCATTTTTGGATTTACGACATTACTGAAGCGTCGGAGTGGACAAGCGATACTGCATTTCAACTCGTACAATACATCGAAAGCGCAAACCACCTGGCTCCATCATCGCAGAAGAAGAATGTGGGTGATCCGGCGAGTGTTGTGGTCAATCCCATCGATCAATTTGGCTCAAGGATTATTTTCCAAATTCCACAACTTGGAGGTACCTTGGGTAACGGAGAACCGGATTTTACAAATTATGTGAACTTCATTCTCCCCGCTAGTCATGAGTCCAAGACCACAATGGACGGTAGACAGCTAAATGCAATCCCCGGTACCTCTATTAAGCGGTTCCCATTTGGTGCTTCCGGTTGGGAAGCAATCCAACTTTCATACACAACCGCAGGGGCTGGCGGTGGCAACCATGTTGTAGCCTCAGACACTGGCGTTGGTGTGTATCTGTATGGATATACAGATTACGACAGCTATGCATGGGCAGGCGCCCTCGGTATTCGCTCCGCGAATTCGCTCGATACGCTTCCACCGATCGCCGATACGACCGGTGCGTGCTTCTGTGCGCATATCTCGGTTCGTGATGATCGCACCGGCGATTCGAAACTGAACTCGATCGTGATCGACTCCGCGTTCAATATGACGTTCAACCGCGATGCGAACTTCATCGACGGTGTCGGTACGTCGCAATCGTACTATGATATTTGCGTGACGGATTCGTCGCAAGAGGCGTATGTCTCGGTCACATCGTTCGACCTTGCGGGCAATGCGACGACGGTGGTCAGTACGTTCAAGCCGTCGACCGTCGATTTTGAGCCGTGTCCGTTCGTCCTGAGCAGTCCGAGTGTTGGTGTGGCAGTCTACGGGTACGATACCCTCGTCAATACCGGAAGCTTTTCGGACAATGCATACAGTTTTATCGGTACGAACCTGAAACTCCTGCGAGGTAATCAGGGCTTTGTCATCGATTCGGTCGGCGCCGACGGGCTCATCCCGCCGGGTGGCAAACGCATCATCAAGATCAAGTTTACCGCGCCGGTTGCGACGGGTGTATCCGATACGATCGAGATTTTCGACGGATGCCAGTATGCTCGTTGTACGCTGCTCGGTTCGGGCGGTGCTGCGGAATTCAATGTTCCGCCGATCCACTTCGATTGTATCATCCCCGATTCGACGGGATACCTGACGAAGTGTCAGATTATCAATACGTCGAGCGGTTCGATTCAGGTAACGAGCATCACACTCGATGACAATGTGCACTTCAAGTTCGATCCGACGCTGCCGGGCAACTCGCTCCCGATTACTGTGCCCGGAACCGGTACGCTCGGAGGTGTAGCCACCGTCACATTCTCGTGTACCCCGACGGCTGTCGGCCCGGTCTCGACGACGGCACATTTCATTTCACCGAGTGTCACGGGCGAGAGAACGGCAACCGTTGATGGTAAAGGATGCGCTCCGATGATTGTGAGCACACCGGATACCGTCAAGACAGATTGCAACAACCCGATCACGCTGCACGTGAAGTTCCAGAACGTCGGCAACTTCCCGGATTCGCTGGTCGCGATCACCCATTCCGACAAGGCGCATTTCCAGACACCGACGCTCGAAGACGGCTTCGGCAAGGTGTACACACTGCCGATGCGCGTTGACGAATCGCAGACGATTGTCGCCGATGTGCTCTACTCGCCGCCGGCGCGCACGTCAGATTGCTTTACCGATACCATCTTCCTCGTCAGTGTCTATGGTGACACGATTCGCGGGTATGCGAACGTCTGCGACATCTATCGCGACGCACAGCTTTCGCGCGGAACGGTGAATCTGAATACGGTTGCTGTTGGCGGCTCGGTCATTATCGATTCGTTCATCGTCTGCAACAATGGCAAAGATCCGCTGACGGTCTCGCGCATCGACAAATTCTTGTCGAAGGATTCGTCGCAGTTCCAGTTGACCGGCGTGATGAAACTTACCGGCGGTACGCCGGCGACCTTCCCGGTTACTGTACCGGTGGGAGGCTGTTTGACAATCTATGTGCAGTTCGACCCCGCACTGCTCGATAATGCTCAGGAGGGAGATTTTGGGATTATCACCGATGCATGCGTGCAGGCGCATCAGAACCTTGCGGTGTCGATCACTGCGACGACGTCTGTCGGTCCGCCCACGATCAAGGGCTTCACGACCAAGACAATCCTGTCGTGCGCAAGCACCGTGGATTCGGTGACCGTGACCAATTCGCAGCCTGTACCGAAGCAGATCGTCGGTGTCAATGTGGCTCAGCCTGCGGCAGGATCGTTCACACCTGCCGTCACACTGCCGGTTGCAATCACGATTCCGCCGAATTCGTCGGTGAAGGTCCCTGTCACGTTTGCGCCGGTTCCGTCGACCACACCGGCGTACTACGCTGGGTATCTCACGGCTTCGGTGATCGATATCGGTCAGACGGATACCGTCTTGATCAGCGATTCCGTGCGAGGCACGGCCAGCTACTTCGATCTGTCGTTCAACCACTCGTTCACGAAACCGATCGTTCATGCGAACGACAATACGTCGATGCCGATCGCATTGGCATTGTCGAAGAACGGATTGAGCGAACCATTGAGCATGCTCGCAATCGAGAAGGTCGTCTTGACATATACATATGACATCGACCTGTTGAATATCGTCAATAAGGCAACGATGTTTACGTCCGCAATCCCCGGCTGGAAGATTGATACCGCGAACTCCGGTCTTGACGTCACGAACAAGATATTAACGCTCACGCTTGTCGGACCGAAGACGCCGCTGACCGAGACAATGACCTCGCTGGGCTCTGTGAACTTCCAGGTGGCGTTAACAAAGTCGTCCAACTCGACGACCGTGAACCTGACGAGCTCGACACTCTACGACAGCCTCGGCGCGCAAGTGCCGGGTTGCATGGTGTATGCCCATCAGGATACGAGCGTGACGCTCGTACTCGAATGCGGTGATTCGACCTTGCGTAAGTATATGATCGATGGCGTGCCGCCGGTCCGGATCATTCCGGCTGTGCCGAATCCGGTCACGGGAACGTCGCACTCGGTCGCACTCTCGTATTCGCAGCGAGTCGAGGGTGAAGTCAGTCTTTCGGTGTTCGATCCGCTCGGCAAGGAAGTGGCGCGTCTGCTTGATCATGCGCACCATCCGGCCGGCACGTTCCAGGTGCTCTTCGATACAGACGATCTGCCTGCAGGAAGCTACGTGTACCGAGTCGACTTTGGAGCGCGAGGTGTCCGCAGCGGACGCTTTGTAATCGAGCGCTGA
- a CDS encoding PD40 domain-containing protein, with product MNFSTSRRPLVIWVATVLAVASIAAFFEPSAAFRLVKTKLKQISSPVSTLTTPAPQAFAKPTPMRPVPLPDTGTSQFRKLIVKNLGPVINSSSEDFGPTVTADGRTMYFVSRRKDGSKGYDDFWGTTNPSGDDTTWTAPVNMESINSELGDGAASIAADGQTIYFATNRGTSGTNDMNIWVATLDGHEWKNMHEVGSPINTNKWESQPAISPDGKKLFFASNRPGRVGNEKATNLDIFVSHQMPDGRWGEPVNLGSTINTSEYDGSPFMAADGQTLYFCSNGHGGEGQRDIFMSEFKGPSDTDWTTPVALPPPINSPANEMFLTIPASGNVLFFSSDRGGGSGALDIYVAFNPPQPKPTLVLRGICYDVNTNEKLAAHVVITDEQTGDTVYNKQANSETGEYVCVLTANKQGYLGGSYMISATEPNHFPYPATRENIPLRNDSSRVITHDIPMNNEVPPEVRWVTETPELLKEPGMADRFSGFKGLIVRERLTVELYALLPMIFFDPGQSTFPSRYVLFTDPAQTNGFSEDTISATLNGYYNYLNCLGLRLRKHPDAKITLIGCNSQQKDNDAEKSTDLSRARAENVKKYLVDIWGIDASRLPIEARGLPANSTLSTTIEGIEENRRVEVSSDDWEIIKPIRKEMLVKYPDFRTAKFSMKNGIKDDRVKSRELSITHNGQEWAHISDLGPVSAAESPEWNWRSDADHKLPADETDFGVQLLVTDVAGKVHKSNVDLTGVRQFSQKDVAVVHMKDKTQETYNLILFKYNSSEMGKWNSKILNDYVFDRIKPASDVQVNGYTDNLGTPDYNLKLSSNRASATLRDIQARIKNNVHTLKATGYGKGTAEVPPLYPNQTPEGRYYNRTVQVVIETPINQ from the coding sequence ATGAACTTTTCAACCTCACGACGCCCTCTTGTGATCTGGGTTGCAACGGTTCTCGCGGTTGCATCGATCGCCGCGTTCTTCGAGCCCAGCGCCGCATTTCGGCTTGTCAAAACGAAGTTGAAGCAGATCTCTTCGCCGGTGAGCACCCTTACCACTCCGGCGCCGCAGGCATTTGCAAAACCGACACCCATGCGTCCCGTGCCGCTTCCCGATACCGGCACCAGCCAGTTTCGTAAGCTGATCGTCAAGAACCTCGGACCCGTGATCAATTCCAGCTCCGAAGATTTCGGACCGACGGTCACCGCAGACGGACGGACGATGTATTTCGTTTCGCGTCGTAAAGACGGAAGCAAGGGTTATGACGATTTTTGGGGGACGACAAACCCCAGCGGCGACGACACGACCTGGACCGCCCCGGTAAACATGGAGTCGATCAATAGCGAACTTGGCGATGGCGCTGCGTCGATCGCTGCCGATGGACAAACCATCTATTTCGCTACGAATCGCGGTACATCGGGGACGAACGACATGAATATTTGGGTCGCTACCCTCGATGGTCATGAGTGGAAGAACATGCACGAGGTCGGCTCCCCGATCAATACCAACAAGTGGGAATCGCAACCGGCAATCAGCCCGGATGGGAAAAAACTCTTTTTCGCTTCGAATCGCCCGGGACGTGTCGGCAATGAAAAGGCCACCAACCTGGATATTTTCGTCTCTCACCAGATGCCCGATGGCCGCTGGGGTGAGCCTGTAAACCTCGGTTCGACGATCAACACCTCCGAATACGACGGTTCGCCGTTCATGGCAGCCGACGGTCAGACGTTGTATTTCTGTTCGAACGGCCACGGCGGCGAGGGACAGCGCGACATCTTTATGTCCGAGTTCAAAGGACCGTCGGATACCGACTGGACGACACCGGTCGCACTGCCGCCGCCGATCAACTCGCCGGCGAACGAGATGTTCCTCACGATCCCGGCATCCGGGAATGTATTGTTCTTCTCATCAGACCGCGGAGGCGGTTCGGGTGCCCTCGATATTTATGTTGCGTTCAACCCGCCGCAGCCGAAGCCGACGCTCGTGTTGCGAGGTATCTGTTATGACGTCAACACCAACGAGAAGCTTGCCGCACACGTCGTGATTACCGACGAACAGACGGGCGACACCGTGTATAACAAGCAAGCTAACAGCGAAACAGGCGAGTACGTCTGTGTGCTCACGGCGAATAAGCAAGGCTATCTCGGCGGTTCGTACATGATCAGCGCCACCGAGCCGAACCACTTCCCGTACCCGGCAACGCGCGAGAATATTCCGCTTCGCAACGATTCGTCACGCGTGATCACGCATGACATCCCGATGAATAACGAAGTGCCGCCGGAGGTACGTTGGGTCACCGAAACGCCCGAGCTGTTGAAAGAACCCGGCATGGCAGACCGCTTCTCCGGTTTCAAAGGTCTGATCGTTCGCGAGCGTCTGACGGTCGAACTCTATGCACTCCTGCCGATGATCTTTTTCGATCCGGGTCAGAGTACCTTCCCGTCACGCTACGTGCTCTTCACCGATCCGGCGCAGACCAACGGGTTCAGCGAGGATACGATCAGCGCAACGCTCAACGGCTATTACAACTATCTGAACTGCCTCGGCCTGCGGTTGCGCAAACATCCCGATGCGAAGATCACCCTCATCGGTTGTAATTCGCAACAGAAGGATAACGATGCCGAAAAGTCGACCGACCTTTCGCGTGCTCGTGCCGAGAACGTTAAGAAGTATCTCGTCGATATTTGGGGCATCGATGCGTCTCGTCTGCCCATCGAGGCACGCGGCTTGCCGGCGAACTCCACGCTGTCGACCACGATCGAAGGTATCGAAGAAAATCGTCGTGTCGAGGTGTCATCCGACGATTGGGAAATCATCAAGCCGATCCGTAAGGAAATGCTCGTGAAGTATCCCGACTTCCGCACCGCGAAGTTCTCGATGAAGAACGGTATTAAAGACGATCGTGTCAAGAGCCGCGAGCTTTCGATCACGCATAACGGTCAGGAGTGGGCTCATATCTCCGACCTCGGGCCGGTGAGCGCAGCCGAATCGCCGGAGTGGAATTGGCGCTCGGATGCGGATCACAAACTGCCCGCTGACGAAACCGATTTCGGCGTACAACTCCTCGTAACCGACGTTGCTGGCAAGGTACACAAATCCAATGTCGATCTGACCGGCGTTCGCCAGTTCTCGCAGAAAGACGTGGCTGTTGTGCACATGAAGGACAAGACGCAGGAAACGTATAACCTTATCCTCTTCAAGTATAACAGCTCGGAGATGGGCAAGTGGAATTCGAAGATCTTGAACGACTATGTGTTCGATCGTATCAAACCGGCATCGGACGTGCAAGTGAACGGGTACACCGATAATCTCGGAACCCCTGATTATAATCTGAAGCTCTCGTCGAACCGTGCGTCGGCAACGTTGAGAGATATTCAGGCACGAATCAAGAACAACGTCCATACGCTCAAGGCAACCGGATACGGCAAAGGAACAGCCGAAGTGCCGCCGCTTTATCCGAACCAGACGCCGGAAGGTCGTTACTATAACCGTACGGTTCAGGTCGTGATCGAGACCCCGATCAACCAGTAA
- a CDS encoding DUF4397 domain-containing protein, with protein MLRRVGSAAVLLPILFVLVLLSDGCTPQCDYPEIRVAKLRIVNAMPDQDSVTIWLNGRRFWPDYPYEVSVSFPFGYYDHYADGTPLSIGSTFVVVTADAAGRDTLVTDTVKLNVNRQTLIVMGRVHAAPTEPNTKKVLLLDDQTMAPDPNHTYIRFIHAIPDLPSLDIHWHTTPDGKPNATIDYGKANPYSDVRMQVYDKDHQDSLIVTEAGNPKHIIALIPYAFTSNGFFVTIVIRGRTKPIGNEHSASTFILSDAQGGSFLNDFSTFGVRIMNASRSLSQLSLLIKGPADSAKQYDPRSNYPQQATTVLDIPTDSLSSYLALNPGLNAYSHYVFSTTNIYSATTKMDEWVVGGAQSDDRYTFVSVEKAPLGSQTTSLDHLILRDTMTIPEDRRFNRVRVVMVSPDHPSIAVGISSLQKSLAFKEVAYFDVPVGATTLTLADGSATRSVPMTVVANRPMSIYLLPAQSGAGFPVKIVSE; from the coding sequence ATGCTCCGCCGAGTTGGCTCCGCGGCCGTTTTGCTTCCGATTCTGTTTGTATTGGTGTTGCTTTCGGATGGGTGTACACCCCAATGCGATTACCCCGAAATCCGTGTGGCGAAGTTGCGCATCGTCAATGCGATGCCCGACCAGGACAGCGTGACGATTTGGCTCAATGGCCGCCGCTTCTGGCCCGATTATCCGTATGAAGTCTCCGTGAGTTTTCCGTTTGGGTATTACGATCACTACGCAGACGGAACGCCGCTGTCGATCGGCTCTACGTTTGTCGTCGTCACCGCCGATGCGGCAGGCCGCGATACGCTGGTGACGGATACCGTCAAACTCAATGTCAATCGGCAAACCCTGATCGTCATGGGCCGTGTGCATGCCGCGCCGACCGAACCCAACACGAAGAAGGTGCTCCTGCTTGACGACCAGACGATGGCGCCGGATCCGAATCATACGTACATCCGCTTCATCCATGCCATCCCCGATCTTCCGTCGCTCGATATTCATTGGCATACCACCCCCGATGGCAAACCGAATGCGACGATCGATTACGGGAAAGCGAACCCGTACTCCGATGTTCGGATGCAAGTGTACGATAAGGATCATCAAGATTCGCTCATTGTCACGGAAGCCGGGAATCCGAAGCATATCATTGCGCTTATTCCGTATGCATTCACGTCGAACGGTTTCTTTGTAACGATCGTGATCCGAGGCCGCACCAAGCCGATCGGAAACGAGCATTCGGCATCGACATTCATACTTTCCGATGCGCAAGGGGGCAGCTTCCTCAATGATTTCTCGACGTTCGGTGTGCGTATCATGAATGCATCGCGGTCGCTGTCGCAACTAAGCTTGCTGATCAAAGGTCCGGCCGATTCTGCAAAACAATACGACCCGCGAAGCAACTATCCGCAACAAGCGACGACAGTACTCGATATCCCGACGGATAGTCTCTCGTCCTACCTTGCGTTGAATCCGGGATTGAATGCATACAGTCATTACGTCTTCAGCACAACCAATATCTATTCTGCAACGACGAAGATGGACGAGTGGGTTGTCGGTGGTGCGCAGTCCGACGATCGGTACACGTTCGTGAGTGTAGAGAAAGCACCGCTGGGTTCACAAACTACATCGCTCGATCATTTGATCCTCCGCGATACGATGACGATTCCGGAGGACAGACGCTTCAATCGGGTGCGTGTTGTGATGGTTTCGCCCGATCATCCGAGCATCGCGGTTGGCATCTCAAGTCTGCAAAAATCGCTTGCATTCAAAGAAGTTGCGTATTTTGATGTGCCGGTTGGAGCGACAACGCTCACGCTGGCAGATGGCAGTGCGACCCGGAGTGTCCCCATGACCGTGGTTGCGAACCGCCCGATGTCGATCTATCTCCTGCCCGCGCAAAGCGGTGCCGGCTTCCCCGTGAAGATCGTTTCGGAGTGA
- a CDS encoding GNAT family N-acetyltransferase, with amino-acid sequence MDPAPTIQIRPASTLDAEQIARINIDVWRSTYEGIIDRAVLDTMALGDYIAKWQRILTPEIPERRWCFVATLGTDVIGYVSAGTNDDNDGYGAVLYALYLRPEYHGLGVGKLLWQTMMHAFEERGVSSFKLYVLTANKLGRRFYDRYRPDVCQEADFHLDGAVYCDMLYGWNDVSHALAE; translated from the coding sequence ATGGACCCTGCACCAACGATACAGATCAGGCCGGCTTCGACACTCGATGCCGAGCAGATCGCCCGCATCAATATCGATGTGTGGCGCAGTACGTACGAAGGGATCATCGACCGCGCCGTACTCGATACGATGGCACTCGGAGACTATATTGCAAAGTGGCAGCGAATCCTTACACCCGAGATACCCGAGCGTCGCTGGTGCTTCGTCGCGACGCTCGGCACTGATGTGATCGGTTACGTCAGTGCCGGCACGAACGATGACAATGACGGATACGGGGCTGTGTTATATGCGCTCTACCTGCGGCCCGAGTACCATGGGCTCGGGGTCGGCAAATTGTTATGGCAGACAATGATGCATGCATTCGAGGAGCGGGGCGTCAGCTCGTTTAAGCTGTATGTACTGACGGCGAACAAGCTCGGCCGCCGATTTTACGACCGCTATCGTCCAGACGTCTGTCAGGAGGCCGATTTTCACCTTGACGGAGCGGTCTATTGCGATATGCTCTATGGCTGGAATGACGTATCGCATGCACTGGCGGAGTAA
- a CDS encoding UDP-2,3-diacylglucosamine diphosphatase produces the protein MPKHYFISDCHLGFGTDREADRRRENRLLAVLDRIETEAARGETQTLFIVGDLFDSWFEYRQVIPRRHVRTIAALARIRSHIRVEYLMGNHDFGHRNYFRSELDIPIHGGDLEETIDGKKFYIAHGDGKALNDTGYLILRSILRNKFLLWCYSWIHPDIGIWIAERMSSTSRGYTDNRDALQQQDGLRIFAEKKIAEGYDYVIMGHRHKPQFEQIGTGYYINLGDWLKHYSYGVFDDGQFRLETAPEATI, from the coding sequence ATGCCAAAGCATTACTTCATCAGCGATTGCCACCTGGGCTTCGGGACCGACCGCGAGGCTGACCGCCGCCGCGAAAACCGGCTCTTGGCGGTGCTCGATCGCATCGAGACCGAGGCAGCGCGCGGCGAAACCCAAACGCTCTTTATTGTCGGCGATCTCTTCGATTCGTGGTTCGAGTACCGTCAGGTGATCCCGAGGCGGCATGTGCGGACCATTGCTGCGCTCGCGCGTATCCGCTCGCACATCCGAGTGGAGTATCTGATGGGAAATCACGACTTCGGGCACCGCAACTACTTCCGGTCGGAGCTCGACATTCCGATTCATGGAGGCGACCTCGAAGAAACGATCGACGGCAAGAAGTTCTATATCGCTCATGGAGACGGCAAGGCGCTCAACGATACAGGATATCTCATTCTTCGCTCGATCCTTCGGAACAAGTTCTTGCTGTGGTGCTATTCATGGATTCATCCCGATATCGGGATCTGGATCGCCGAACGAATGAGCAGCACGTCGCGAGGATACACCGACAACCGCGACGCACTGCAACAGCAGGACGGACTGCGCATCTTCGCAGAGAAAAAAATCGCCGAAGGCTATGACTATGTCATTATGGGGCACCGGCATAAGCCACAGTTCGAGCAGATCGGCACGGGGTATTATATTAATCTTGGCGATTGGCTCAAACACTATTCGTATGGCGTCTTCGACGACGGACAATTCCGACTCGAGACCGCACCGGAAGCAACTATCTGA